A window from Gasterosteus aculeatus chromosome 14, fGasAcu3.hap1.1, whole genome shotgun sequence encodes these proteins:
- the LOC120832009 gene encoding cytotoxic granule associated RNA binding protein TIA1 isoform X3 — MDDDQPKTLYVGNLSRDVTEALILELFGQIGPCKSCKMIVDTAGHDPYCFVEFYEYRHATATIAAMNGRKILGKEVKVNWATTPTSQKKDTSSHFHVFVGDLSPEITTDDIKAAFAPFGKISDCRVVKDMATGKSKGYGFVSFFNKWDAENAIQQMGGQWLGGRQIRTNWATRKPAPKTTNETPNTKQLSFDEVVNQSSPSNCTVYCGGVTTGLTEQIMRQTFSPFGQIMEIRVFPDKGYSFVRFNSHEAAAHAIVSVNGTSIEGYVVKCYWGKETTDMVSPIQQVQMPQSTVSFAAAQPYSQWGQWYSNTAAQQLGQYVPNGWQVPSYGVYGQTWDQQGYNHLHAGAGWTGVGAVSNGAMVEPGQGVNGAVLTNTAGMSAAGYHTH, encoded by the exons CAGATTGGACCCTGCAAGAGCTGTAAAATGATAGTAGAT ACGGCGGGTCATGATCCGTACTGCTTTGTGGAGTTCTATGAGTATAGACATGCCACTGCCACAATCGCGGCCATGAACGGTCGGAAAATACTGGGTAAG GAGGTCAAGGTCAACTGGGCCACGACGCCAACCAGCCAAAAGAAAGACACAAGTA gtcactTCCACGTCTTTGTTGGAGATTTAAGTCCTGAAATCACCACAGACGACATAAAAGCAGCTTTCGCTCCGTTTGGGAAAATATC GGATTGTCGAGTGGTGAAAGACATGGCCACAGGTAAATCTAAAGGCTATGGCTTTGTCTCCTTCTTCAACAAATGG GATGCGGAGAACGCCATACAGCAGATGGGAGGACAGTGGCTGGGCGGGAGGCAGATCAGAACTAACTGGGCCACGAGGAAGCCGGCGCCTAAAACTACAAACGAGA CACCCAACACTAAGCAGCTATCCTTCGACGAGGTGGTCAACCAGTCCAGCCCCAGCAACTGCACCGTGTACTGCGGGGGGGTCACCACCGGCCTCACGG agCAAATCATGAGACAGACTTTCTCACCTTTCGGCCAAATAATGGAAATCCGTGTTTTCCCGGACAAAGGCTACTCGTTTGTGAG GTTCAACTCCCACGAGGCGGCAGCTCACGCCATCGTGTCGGTCAACGGCACGTCCATTGAGGGCTACGTGGTCAAGTGTTACTGGGGCAAAGAAACCACCGACATGGTCAGCCCCATCCAGCAGGTACAGATGCCACAG AGCACGGTGAGCTTCGCGGCGGCGCAGCCCTACAGCCAGTGGGGTCAGTGGTACAGCAACACGGCCGCCCAGCAGCTCGGGCAGTACGTGCCCAACGGATGGCAGGTGCCAAGCTACGGCGTCTACGGGCAGACCTGGGATCAGCAGGGCTACAA TCATTTACATGCCGGGGCCGGATGGACCGGCGTGGGGGCCGTGAGCAACGGGGCCATGGTGGAGCCCGGCCAGGGAGTCAACGGGGCCGTGCTCACCAACACGGCCGGCATGAGCGCCGCCGGCTACCACACCCACTGA
- the LOC120832009 gene encoding cytotoxic granule associated RNA binding protein TIA1 isoform X2, whose amino-acid sequence MDDDQPKTLYVGNLSRDVTEALILELFGQIGPCKSCKMIVDTAGHDPYCFVEFYEYRHATATIAAMNGRKILGKEVKVNWATTPTSQKKDTSSHFHVFVGDLSPEITTDDIKAAFAPFGKISDCRVVKDMATGKSKGYGFVSFFNKWDAENAIQQMGGQWLGGRQIRTNWATRKPAPKTTNETPNTKQLSFDEVVNQSSPSNCTVYCGGVTTGLTEQIMRQTFSPFGQIMEIRVFPDKGYSFVRFNSHEAAAHAIVSVNGTSIEGYVVKCYWGKETTDMVSPIQQVQMPQQSTVSFAAAQPYSQWGQWYSNTAAQQLGQYVPNGWQVPSYGVYGQTWDQQGYNHLHAGAGWTGVGAVSNGAMVEPGQGVNGAVLTNTAGMSAAGYHTH is encoded by the exons CAGATTGGACCCTGCAAGAGCTGTAAAATGATAGTAGAT ACGGCGGGTCATGATCCGTACTGCTTTGTGGAGTTCTATGAGTATAGACATGCCACTGCCACAATCGCGGCCATGAACGGTCGGAAAATACTGGGTAAG GAGGTCAAGGTCAACTGGGCCACGACGCCAACCAGCCAAAAGAAAGACACAAGTA gtcactTCCACGTCTTTGTTGGAGATTTAAGTCCTGAAATCACCACAGACGACATAAAAGCAGCTTTCGCTCCGTTTGGGAAAATATC GGATTGTCGAGTGGTGAAAGACATGGCCACAGGTAAATCTAAAGGCTATGGCTTTGTCTCCTTCTTCAACAAATGG GATGCGGAGAACGCCATACAGCAGATGGGAGGACAGTGGCTGGGCGGGAGGCAGATCAGAACTAACTGGGCCACGAGGAAGCCGGCGCCTAAAACTACAAACGAGA CACCCAACACTAAGCAGCTATCCTTCGACGAGGTGGTCAACCAGTCCAGCCCCAGCAACTGCACCGTGTACTGCGGGGGGGTCACCACCGGCCTCACGG agCAAATCATGAGACAGACTTTCTCACCTTTCGGCCAAATAATGGAAATCCGTGTTTTCCCGGACAAAGGCTACTCGTTTGTGAG GTTCAACTCCCACGAGGCGGCAGCTCACGCCATCGTGTCGGTCAACGGCACGTCCATTGAGGGCTACGTGGTCAAGTGTTACTGGGGCAAAGAAACCACCGACATGGTCAGCCCCATCCAGCAGGTACAGATGCCACAG CAGAGCACGGTGAGCTTCGCGGCGGCGCAGCCCTACAGCCAGTGGGGTCAGTGGTACAGCAACACGGCCGCCCAGCAGCTCGGGCAGTACGTGCCCAACGGATGGCAGGTGCCAAGCTACGGCGTCTACGGGCAGACCTGGGATCAGCAGGGCTACAA TCATTTACATGCCGGGGCCGGATGGACCGGCGTGGGGGCCGTGAGCAACGGGGCCATGGTGGAGCCCGGCCAGGGAGTCAACGGGGCCGTGCTCACCAACACGGCCGGCATGAGCGCCGCCGGCTACCACACCCACTGA
- the LOC120832009 gene encoding cytotoxic granule associated RNA binding protein TIA1 isoform X1: MDDDQPKTLYVGNLSRDVTEALILELFGQIGPCKSCKMIVDTAGHDPYCFVEFYEYRHATATIAAMNGRKILGKEVKVNWATTPTSQKKDTSSHFHVFVGDLSPEITTDDIKAAFAPFGKISDCRVVKDMATGKSKGYGFVSFFNKWDAENAIQQMGGQWLGGRQIRTNWATRKPAPKTTNETPNTKQLSFDEVVNQSSPSNCTVYCGGVTTGLTEQIMRQTFSPFGQIMEIRVFPDKGYSFVRFNSHEAAAHAIVSVNGTSIEGYVVKCYWGKETTDMVSPIQQVQMPQVRTNPRLCGIHLNGRCSARSPPSNAALNPQQSTVSFAAAQPYSQWGQWYSNTAAQQLGQYVPNGWQVPSYGVYGQTWDQQGYNHLHAGAGWTGVGAVSNGAMVEPGQGVNGAVLTNTAGMSAAGYHTH; the protein is encoded by the exons CAGATTGGACCCTGCAAGAGCTGTAAAATGATAGTAGAT ACGGCGGGTCATGATCCGTACTGCTTTGTGGAGTTCTATGAGTATAGACATGCCACTGCCACAATCGCGGCCATGAACGGTCGGAAAATACTGGGTAAG GAGGTCAAGGTCAACTGGGCCACGACGCCAACCAGCCAAAAGAAAGACACAAGTA gtcactTCCACGTCTTTGTTGGAGATTTAAGTCCTGAAATCACCACAGACGACATAAAAGCAGCTTTCGCTCCGTTTGGGAAAATATC GGATTGTCGAGTGGTGAAAGACATGGCCACAGGTAAATCTAAAGGCTATGGCTTTGTCTCCTTCTTCAACAAATGG GATGCGGAGAACGCCATACAGCAGATGGGAGGACAGTGGCTGGGCGGGAGGCAGATCAGAACTAACTGGGCCACGAGGAAGCCGGCGCCTAAAACTACAAACGAGA CACCCAACACTAAGCAGCTATCCTTCGACGAGGTGGTCAACCAGTCCAGCCCCAGCAACTGCACCGTGTACTGCGGGGGGGTCACCACCGGCCTCACGG agCAAATCATGAGACAGACTTTCTCACCTTTCGGCCAAATAATGGAAATCCGTGTTTTCCCGGACAAAGGCTACTCGTTTGTGAG GTTCAACTCCCACGAGGCGGCAGCTCACGCCATCGTGTCGGTCAACGGCACGTCCATTGAGGGCTACGTGGTCAAGTGTTACTGGGGCAAAGAAACCACCGACATGGTCAGCCCCATCCAGCAGGTACAGATGCCACAGGTGCGTACCAACCCCCGTTTGTGTGGCATTCATTTAAATGGTCGCTGCAGCGCTCGATCGCCTCCTTCAAATGCCGCCCTGAATCCGCAGCAGAGCACGGTGAGCTTCGCGGCGGCGCAGCCCTACAGCCAGTGGGGTCAGTGGTACAGCAACACGGCCGCCCAGCAGCTCGGGCAGTACGTGCCCAACGGATGGCAGGTGCCAAGCTACGGCGTCTACGGGCAGACCTGGGATCAGCAGGGCTACAA TCATTTACATGCCGGGGCCGGATGGACCGGCGTGGGGGCCGTGAGCAACGGGGCCATGGTGGAGCCCGGCCAGGGAGTCAACGGGGCCGTGCTCACCAACACGGCCGGCATGAGCGCCGCCGGCTACCACACCCACTGA